A window of the Gossypium arboreum isolate Shixiya-1 chromosome 2, ASM2569848v2, whole genome shotgun sequence genome harbors these coding sequences:
- the LOC128284391 gene encoding uncharacterized protein LOC128284391: MCKHFEEGFNEEIKLLIGILEIQELAALANRSKKAEELNNERKQAKDIRVEREAPKDAIRSLPPDEWNEEEVEVAPKFSAPITRGRPPRYLGSASGSRAMTADATKSEAQAPARTYAIRARKEASAPDLNKVIIKNKYPLPRIDDLFNQLRGVTVLSKIDLKSGYYQLRVKELNVPKTTFRTR, from the exons ATGTGCAAACATTTTGAGGAAGGTTTCAATGAAGAAATCAAGCTGttgattgggattcttgagatacAAGAGTTAGCTGCATTAGCTAATCGGTCCAaaaaggccgaggagctcaataatgaaagaaagcaagcaaag GATATTCGAGTAGAACGAGAGGCTCCAAAAGACGCaatcagaagtcttcctcccGATG AGTGGAATGAAGAAGAAGTGGAAGTAGCCCCGAAGTTTAGTGCTCCCATTACACGAGGTAGACCTCCTAGATATCTTGGAAGTGCTAGTGGAAGTCGAGCTATGACTGCAGACGCTACAAAATCAGAGGCTCAAGCCCCAGCAAGAACGTATGCAATACGTGCTCGAAaagaagcctctgctcctgac TTGAACAAGGTaattatcaagaataagtatcctttgccaaggattgatgacttgttcaacCAGTTGAGAGGAGTCACTGTgctctctaagatagacttgaagtccggctactatcagttacgagttaaggAATTGAACGTGCCTAAGAcaacttttagaacgaggtaa